The Candidatus Zixiibacteriota bacterium genomic interval ATCGGAATACCATTTCTCGCCACTGTAGCTTTTCTTTTCCAGTGACGGAAACGGACCCGAATATGCCACCTGCACACCTGATGAGTCGAAGAACCCGATATCAACGAAGGCTTCGCTTATCCTGCGCAACTCCGTCAGGTAATCTTGCATGTTTGAGGATGTGGGCGGAATCGGGAATTTGGGATTATCAATCACGTTGGATAAATTCACCCGGCGCTCGGTCATGAAAAGATCGAGAGTGTTCGCCTGACTCTCTGCAATTGCCCTGAGATGAAGCCTCTCGGTCTCTGAAATAAATGCGCCGTATTGAAGAACGAAGTACGCGGTCAGAAGTATTACCGGACTAAGATAGATTGCTGAGAGCCTCAGGATGGTCTTCCGCCTTAGATCGCGGTAGTAATCAGCCGATGTTCCCCATGTCAAATTCACGAATGGTTACAATTCTCCCTGATCCTATTGACAAATGAACATTACTACTTCCGAATTCTTCGTGCAAGTATATTCTCACGCGAAATAGCCTTTTCCTTGTGAATAATCATGATAATTGCATCCAAAATTGCCAATGAGACACACCTATCCGTTGAATCATAACAAAAAGCGGCGTATTACATAGAATAGCATCGCAATCGTTCAATCCGAGACAATATCTCAGCAAATTACTTCTTGTCTATCGCAACCTCTGCCATTTGAAACGTGATGTATCTGCTGTGCCTGACAACCTCCGCTCCAATCTTGATCAGTTTCACGAGGAGACTGCGAAGAGACCAGTGCTTGACTTTTCGGGGAAGAACCAGTCGTCGAAGAAAGTTTCCCAGATTATATGCCAGAACAAACAGCCAGAGCCTCACCTGATTCGAGACGAAATGCTTGCATGAGAGCCGTGTCCAGAATAACTCGTCGATGAGTGGTTTTGCCCATCGTTCTTTGAACCCACCTGCCATTGATATCTGACAGATTGTCGATGTCTTCCTTCTGGACCAGCATCTCGGTCTCGAAGCGTCCTATCGTATTAGCACTTGCCGCGTGATTGCCCTTGCCCTTTTTCCCCGTGATCGCTCGCATGACAGGATCAACCGATAGACGCTGTGCATCATTGACGTCCTCATATCCAGCAAGACGACTATAAATCCATTGGCGTAAAAGCGTGGGCATATCATGTTGGATATTTCATCCAGTCCGGACATCGTAGAAAACGGCAGAGACGGTGTCGAACAATCCAAGGGCGTCATCAAGGTCACGGTAAGCAAGGAGACCGCCGTCAGATGTCACCTTTGCACCGTGAAACTCGAGCTTAATACCTCCATCAAAACCCATCTTCATGCTTTCACCCTCTGAATGACCAATTCCTGTCCACCATAAACCAATGTTATTTCTTGTATAATAACATGTTATTGCAACTACGAAAAGTATTCTTCGGCTTTAATATGGGGAATGGGGGACTATATAAGGCACACTGATTCGCCCAACGAGAATTTCAATGCTGTCGCGCTATAGAAATGAGACGGAGCTGCGGCATCGAAATCGCCTCGAGACAGTGAGGCGGCAGTTGACACGGCAGAGATCAGGTGCCGCCAACAGTTCATAGTTCGGCGTGTGCCTGTGAAATCTGCATACTTCAGAAATTCTCAAAGCGAAGTGACAGTCCCTAATACCTGCCCCCACGGTGCCACCTGAGCGTGAGCCTCACCACAATCCGAGAACCCCGAGCACGTTTTCGATTGAAGAAGGGGCATTCGAGAACAATTGCTGAATACAAGCCTTTGGCAAGCGGCTCCAGAAATGCAGAGGAACTTGATCATGAGGGTCCCGTAGGTTTCAGTTTCCGCCACAGAGTCGACAGACCGATTCCGAGTATCTTGGCTGCTTTGGTTCGATTCCCTCCGGTCAACCGCAGCACCTCTCTGATGTGATCCAGTTCCACCTCCTCCAGTGTTCTCAGCGATTTGGCAATGTCCGACCCCGTGTATAATTCAGGCGATACCATTCTCGGAGGAAGATTCTTCACTCGTATGATCCCATCCTCGCTTAGCACCGCCGCGCGCTCGATTGCGTTTCTCAGCTCCCGAACATTGCCGGGCCAAAGATACGACTGGAAGTAATCGAGGCATTCAGGCGCAATAGTCAGGTGCGGAAGATTCAATGCTCTTGAGAACTCTCTGACAAAGTGCGACGTGAGAAGCAGAATATCATCCGGGCGGTTACGCAATGGTGGTACCTCGATTTCGATGACCCGGAGCCTGTAAAGAAGATCCTCTCTGAACTTGTGCTGCGCGACAGAATCATCCAGATTGCGATTTGTCGCCGCGATTATGCGCGTGTCCACCTTTCGGGGGATGTTCTCTCCGATCCGGAGTATCTCCCTTTCCTGAAGAACACGCAGTAGCTTGACCTGAGTCGCGAGACTTATATCTCCTATTTCGTCAAGGAGAATGGTGCCTCTCGCGGCCTGCTCGAACAGTCCGGTTCTATCTCGAATCGCGCCGGTAAACGAACCTGCCTTGTGCCCGAACAACTCGCTTTCGAGCAGAGTCTCAGGGAGGGCACCGCAGTTGACAGCCATCATTGGATACCGTGCCCTGGCGGATTCCCGGTGGATGAATCGCGCCACCACTTCCTTTCCCACGCCCGTTTCTCCCGAAATGAGAACCGACGAGTTGAACCTCGCCGCGCGGCGTGCGATATTGAGTGTGTTCCTGAACGCCTTGCTTCGGGCGACTTCGAACAATGGCTCGGAGTCGAAATGACGGTTATCGGATGAAGCACTGTCGGGCATTATGCATCCTTCGTTTGAGTATGTCAGAATGACATAACAGCATTTCATTATAGCAAGATATTTTCTCATGTCAAGATATTTCACAAAACATAAGCACTTGCAATACAACATATTACAAGTATCTATGTCAGATGGGCATTCGGATTGCTTTTTGTCATGCAAAATGCCAGGATTCCTGGGAAGGAATGAACCGACAAAGGCGTGTGGAGTAATGGCATGAGCGGAGGACAGAACTCAAAGGCACTTAACGTCACGAAGAGACTCCGTTGGAGAATTGTACTCGCACTCCTGACAGCCGCGCTCTTGCCACTTTTTTTGGCTGGCTTTGGATCATGGGTTGTCTTCAGGGGAATGCTTGAACAGAAATCATCCGAGTTGATGATGAGTGTAGTCGAGAGCCACGCCAAAGCAATCGAATCACACCTTGCCGAGCAACTCCACCTTCTGGAGCTTGCCGCAAGCTCTTTCGATCTTAAGGAGATTGCATCGTCCGATAGACTCTCAAAACTGCTGATCGATCTGAATCAGTCCAGCAGCACCGGTTTTGTTGACCTGGGAATCATTGATGACAATGGCAATCACGCAGCCTACGTCGGCCCCTACGATTTGCGTGATCGTAATTATGCCGAAGCTGAGTGGTTCCGTGAGGTCATGGAATCCGGTACCCACATCAGCGATGTGTTCCTCGGATACCGCAAGGTGCCACACTGCATAATTGCTGTTAAAGCGCCATCGAAAGACAAACCGTGGCTGCTCCGTGCAACTATCAACAGTGAACAATTCGACAGGCTTGTGGAGACGGAGGTACTTGGAGAAGGTAGTTATGCCTACATCGTGAACGGTGAGGGCTCTTATCAAACGACGCCCCTCGTCGGATCGTTGCTTGACTCGAAGCTGGAACCGATGATTGGTTACCACAGAGGCGTGCGGCAGAGCCGCATCGATGTGGACGGAGTCGAGAAGATCAGGGCGACGGCATGGATAAACGGTGGTCGCTGGATGCTCGGGGTTGAGCAGGATGTTAAAGCAATTCAGGCGCCTGTTGACAAGGCGATTGCATATGGAGCACTGGTCGTTGCATTCGCGGTACTCCTGCTTGTGCTGACCACCTTCTTTGCCACATGGCATCTGACCGGCCAGATCAACAAAGCGACAGCCGAGAGAGATGAGATGTCGCTGGCTTTCCTGCGCTCGGCGAAACTTGCATCGATAGGCGAATTGGCAACCGGACTGGCTCACGAGATCAACAATCCGCTGGCGATCATAAGCGCAGAACATACCAACATCTCGGATCTGATTCAACTCTCGGATAACAGCCCAACCTGGCGTGACGAGATTCGCGATTCGGTCAAGCGATGCAAAGAGCAGGTGCGGCGGTGTGCCGGCATCACATCCAAAATGCTGCAGTTTGGAAGAAAGAGTGACTCTGCTGTAGAGCCGACAGATATCGTCCCAAGGCTTTCCGAGATAGTCGATCTGCTAAATCGTCATGCAAGTGTCCGTAACGTTCAGATCGATTGCACTATCAGCGGTGATATCCCGCGCGTGCTTGCCGACCCGATAGAGCTGGAACAGGTTCTGATCAATCTCATAAACAACGCTATCGATGCTATGCCCGCTGGCGGTAAAATCACAATCAGTGCACATCGCCAGGATGAATATGTGCAGCTCGATGTCTCCGACAATGGTGTGGGCATAGCTTCCCAGGATCTCGATCGCGTTTTTGAACCATTCTATACAACCAAGCCGCCAGGGAAGGGAACAGGACTTGGGTTGTCAGTATGTTACGGGATTGTTCAGTCGTGGGGTGGCCGCATCAGAGCCGACAGCAGAGTCGGTGAAGGAACGACGATACACATACTTCTGCCGTTTCATTCGTCAAAGAACGGCTAGGAGAATGAGAGGGTGACTATGAACGACAGGATGAAGAAGATCAGACTCCTGATGGTGGACGACGAGGAGGAGTTCCTGGTATCATCATCCCAAGCGCTTAGCCGAAGGGGATTCGATGTTGAGGTGGCCCCCAACGGGATCACTGCACTGGAGAAAGTAGATCAGCAGGGGTACGATGCCATAGTTCTGGATGTCAAAATGCCTGACATAGACGGTATACAGCTATTTAAGGAGATGCGTCAGAGATTGCCCGGTGTACCCATACTGCTCCTTACTGGATATGGCTCCATTTCGGATGCATTTCACACATCAAAGAATGGCGTAGCTGACTATCTGTTCAAGCCGATTGAGATGGATGACCTGGCGAACAGTATCCGCAGTGCGGTGGAGAAGGCGAGAACTCAGAAAGTGCTTGGCAATGAACGAAAAACGGAATCAGACCTTACCGTTCCGGTTCGAGTGATGCTGGTTGACGACGAGGTTCAGTTCCTGGACTCGATGATGAAGGTCCTATTGCGGCGGAACATGGATGTAACGACCGCTGATGACGGTGAAAGGGCTCTGGCGCTGCTGAAGGAGAAGCTTGTGGATGTGGTGGTACTTGATCTTAAGATGCCCGGGATGGATGGGGTCGAGGTTTTGAGACGTATCAAAAGTGAATCCCCAAGTGTGGAAGTGATTGTTCTGACGGGTCACCCTTCTGTGGAAACGGCACTGGAGGTTGTCAATCTCGGTGCAAACGAATATCTGAAGAAGCCGCCGGATATCGAAGAACTGGTGAGCACAATTCGGAGATTGCACGAGGACCGTCAAAATGCAGTCAGGCGGCGTCAGCAGGAACTTATTGATGAGATTCGAAGAAGATATCCGGACTAGAGAGCATCGTGAGCAGACGAGATTCACTTGGTCGGAAATCGAGACCGGTGTCACGAACGGAGAATGATGATGGCAGACAAAACAGCAGCAAGGGCTTCCTCATATGATAGGTACGTCGACTTCAGACGATTCGGCATCGTGATCGCGCTCTTTGTTATCATACTGATGCTGCCGATACCATCGAGTATGCTTGATGTAGCCGTCGAATACCAGATGGGGAAGACCTATGTCCTGGACTTCTATTCACAGGAGCTATTCGGGAAGTCCTTCAGTGAGACGGAGCAATGGCAGATGTTGACCGCCCAGGCCCTTGAAGCGTGTATGATGCAGGGTGCGAGTTCCAAAGCGACCGTGTTGAAGCGAAAGACTCGAGACTTGCAGAAAATGGGTATCCAGGTTCAAGCTGAACACTTGGAGAAATATCGCACATTCATAGAGAGCATGGATGATGAAGATGTCAAGGGGTTGCTGTTGCGCGGGCGGGAGCTGCGGCAAGAAAAGCTGTCATACAACATGCTCACCCCCGAACAGCAGCAGCAGGTTGACAGGAGGGCAAAGCAGCTTAAAGTCTGCATCGCACTCGTGGCCTTTGTTGTAATTTGTTTTGTGACTGAGGCGATCCCGCTTCCAGGTGTGGCATTTTGCATTGGTCTTATACTTGTTATGTCAGGCATAGTCTCGCGAGAAGAAGTAGCTCAGTTATTCTGGTCAGACGCCTGCTGGTTCATAATGGGAAGTCTCATGTTTGCTGCGGCTTTTGTTAAGACGGGAGTTGATAAACGGATCTGTCTTCTGATCTTCCGATCATTGGCAAAGCCGAGCGTCAAATGGGTGACTGCGATTATGATTTTGGTCATCTCTCCGGCGGCATCGTTTATATCCGACCACGCTCTGGCTGCAATTTTCCTACCGATAGGAATCATCCTGTACAATAACAGCCTCTCCAGAAATGTACCCGAAGACAAAGAGCTGGCAAAGATGCTCATGATAACAATTGCAATGGCATGCAACATCGGAGGATTCGGTTCACCTTCGGGTGGTGCGCGAAATGTGATTATCATGACCTACATGGAAGATATGTTTGGTTTGTCGATCGGTTACGGGCAATGGATACTCTATGGTGCACCGTTCGTAATTATCATGATGCCCTTGCTATGGCTGACTATAAATTACAGATTCAAACCTCAGATCCATAGTCTGCAGCCTGCATTAGCCTCACTCAAATCGGATATCGACAGAATGGGCGGATGGAACCGAAAGCAAATCCTGGCAATAGCGATATTCCTCATAATGTTCATTGGGTGGGTGACAGAGAGCGGGCTGATTCTGCGACTGACCGGTATACGACTCGGAATAGGTGTAATCGCTGTTGCAGGAGCCATGGCTTATCTTCTGACCGGAGTCGTGAACTGGCGAGATTACCAGGAGAAAGTCGACTGGGGGGTTGTGTGGTTGTATGCCGGAGCGATCATCTTTGGTCGGGTGCTTGATTCGTCAGGAGCGGCATACTGGATAGCTCGTTCGATTGTCGAGTGGCTGGCCTCAATCGGTCTCAAGACGGGTACAGTGTTGCTCGGTGCCGGAGCTGCAGTTACGGCCGGTATGACAAACTTGATGGCCGACGGCCCGGCTGCGGCAGCCGTAGGACCGATTACGCTTAATATGGCCGCCGCTGCTCAGCCGGGAACGACTCTCGTCCCATTTATGGGACTCGTGACCGCAGCGGCATCGTCATTTGCGTATCTTCTGATAATAGGCACTCCGCCCAATGCAATCGTATATTCGAGCGGCTTACTTTCGGCGAGAGACTTCCTGCGGGTCGGAATTATCTGTGTCGCGATATCATTTGCGGTTTTGCTGCTGCTCAGTATGTTTTATTGGCCACTAATCGGATTTGCTGGTTTGCCATCTGCTTAGAACTTAGCGAGGATACACTTATGATTGAAGAGAGAAAGCACTTAAACCTACTCCTCGTAGATGACGAGGAGGATTTCAGACGAGTTACATCCTCCGTCCTCGGCAGGCGCGGTTTCGAGGTGACGGAAGCAGCTAACGGGGATGATGCTCTCGATGCTGTCCGAGACGAGCACTTCGATATTGTCCTATTGGATCTTAAAATGCCCGGCAAGAGCGGCATCGAGACTCTCAAAGAACTCAGGAAGATTAAACCGAATCTGCCGGTGATCATCCTCACCGGACACGGTGACTTCGAGGCCGCTGTAACTACAATAAAACTGGATATCGTCGACTTCCTGCAGAAGCCGGTGGACATCGATCTCTTGGCAAATCGTATTCACGATCTGATTAGGCTGGGGATAGAAAGCGGACCTCTGCGAGAGCAAACAATATCGGAGTTGATGGTTCCGCCATCCGTATATCCACGAATCAACGTCGATGAGCCGCTTGAGAATGTGCTGAGTGCTCTCAAGAAGTCATTCACTCCTCCAGAGCCGCATGTTGCTCAACCGGGCGAAATTAGATCGGCTCTCGTGTATGATTCGAACGACAAGTTCCTTGGGATTATCCGTTTCAATGATCTTCTCAAATTGCTGCTCCCGCCCTATCTCGGAGATTCGCCGTACGCGACGTATTTCACCGGCATGTTTCTCGCACAGTGCAAGGTGCTGGGCAGCAGAAGAATCGAAGAGTTGGTAGGTGATCCAATTGTTGTCGAAGCGGATGCGCCGATTATGGAAGCTATTCACCTGATGGTTGACAATCGCTTGATCAATCTGCCGGTAGTCAAATCGGGGCAACTTGTGGGAATATTGAGAGGGCGCGATGTAGTGCTCGAAGTTGCGCGCAGCATGGGATCGATGAGATAATAACCTCGGAGCACTTACGGGAGAGTCATGACTAATCGATACTTTCTTCTACTGATTGTCACCGGCGTGATTTGCATCTCGTCCGGCAGCGGCCTCGCGTCAATCGGGCCGTTCGAGATCTCAAATGCAGACAGCAGCAGCAAAATACGTCTGCAATTCGTCGGACAACTCCGAACGATTCTCGAAAGTCGTGATCAGGGTGCAAACCGTGACAGGC includes:
- a CDS encoding sigma 54-interacting transcriptional regulator codes for the protein MPDSASSDNRHFDSEPLFEVARSKAFRNTLNIARRAARFNSSVLISGETGVGKEVVARFIHRESARARYPMMAVNCGALPETLLESELFGHKAGSFTGAIRDRTGLFEQAARGTILLDEIGDISLATQVKLLRVLQEREILRIGENIPRKVDTRIIAATNRNLDDSVAQHKFREDLLYRLRVIEIEVPPLRNRPDDILLLTSHFVREFSRALNLPHLTIAPECLDYFQSYLWPGNVRELRNAIERAAVLSEDGIIRVKNLPPRMVSPELYTGSDIAKSLRTLEEVELDHIREVLRLTGGNRTKAAKILGIGLSTLWRKLKPTGPS
- a CDS encoding ATP-binding protein; protein product: MSGGQNSKALNVTKRLRWRIVLALLTAALLPLFLAGFGSWVVFRGMLEQKSSELMMSVVESHAKAIESHLAEQLHLLELAASSFDLKEIASSDRLSKLLIDLNQSSSTGFVDLGIIDDNGNHAAYVGPYDLRDRNYAEAEWFREVMESGTHISDVFLGYRKVPHCIIAVKAPSKDKPWLLRATINSEQFDRLVETEVLGEGSYAYIVNGEGSYQTTPLVGSLLDSKLEPMIGYHRGVRQSRIDVDGVEKIRATAWINGGRWMLGVEQDVKAIQAPVDKAIAYGALVVAFAVLLLVLTTFFATWHLTGQINKATAERDEMSLAFLRSAKLASIGELATGLAHEINNPLAIISAEHTNISDLIQLSDNSPTWRDEIRDSVKRCKEQVRRCAGITSKMLQFGRKSDSAVEPTDIVPRLSEIVDLLNRHASVRNVQIDCTISGDIPRVLADPIELEQVLINLINNAIDAMPAGGKITISAHRQDEYVQLDVSDNGVGIASQDLDRVFEPFYTTKPPGKGTGLGLSVCYGIVQSWGGRIRADSRVGEGTTIHILLPFHSSKNG
- a CDS encoding response regulator produces the protein MNDRMKKIRLLMVDDEEEFLVSSSQALSRRGFDVEVAPNGITALEKVDQQGYDAIVLDVKMPDIDGIQLFKEMRQRLPGVPILLLTGYGSISDAFHTSKNGVADYLFKPIEMDDLANSIRSAVEKARTQKVLGNERKTESDLTVPVRVMLVDDEVQFLDSMMKVLLRRNMDVTTADDGERALALLKEKLVDVVVLDLKMPGMDGVEVLRRIKSESPSVEVIVLTGHPSVETALEVVNLGANEYLKKPPDIEELVSTIRRLHEDRQNAVRRRQQELIDEIRRRYPD
- a CDS encoding DASS family sodium-coupled anion symporter: MMADKTAARASSYDRYVDFRRFGIVIALFVIILMLPIPSSMLDVAVEYQMGKTYVLDFYSQELFGKSFSETEQWQMLTAQALEACMMQGASSKATVLKRKTRDLQKMGIQVQAEHLEKYRTFIESMDDEDVKGLLLRGRELRQEKLSYNMLTPEQQQQVDRRAKQLKVCIALVAFVVICFVTEAIPLPGVAFCIGLILVMSGIVSREEVAQLFWSDACWFIMGSLMFAAAFVKTGVDKRICLLIFRSLAKPSVKWVTAIMILVISPAASFISDHALAAIFLPIGIILYNNSLSRNVPEDKELAKMLMITIAMACNIGGFGSPSGGARNVIIMTYMEDMFGLSIGYGQWILYGAPFVIIMMPLLWLTINYRFKPQIHSLQPALASLKSDIDRMGGWNRKQILAIAIFLIMFIGWVTESGLILRLTGIRLGIGVIAVAGAMAYLLTGVVNWRDYQEKVDWGVVWLYAGAIIFGRVLDSSGAAYWIARSIVEWLASIGLKTGTVLLGAGAAVTAGMTNLMADGPAAAAVGPITLNMAAAAQPGTTLVPFMGLVTAAASSFAYLLIIGTPPNAIVYSSGLLSARDFLRVGIICVAISFAVLLLLSMFYWPLIGFAGLPSA
- a CDS encoding response regulator; amino-acid sequence: MIEERKHLNLLLVDDEEDFRRVTSSVLGRRGFEVTEAANGDDALDAVRDEHFDIVLLDLKMPGKSGIETLKELRKIKPNLPVIILTGHGDFEAAVTTIKLDIVDFLQKPVDIDLLANRIHDLIRLGIESGPLREQTISELMVPPSVYPRINVDEPLENVLSALKKSFTPPEPHVAQPGEIRSALVYDSNDKFLGIIRFNDLLKLLLPPYLGDSPYATYFTGMFLAQCKVLGSRRIEELVGDPIVVEADAPIMEAIHLMVDNRLINLPVVKSGQLVGILRGRDVVLEVARSMGSMR